The sequence CTCCCTACGGGAGTTGTGTATTGTGGCTTCCCAATGACTTTCTAGCCTAGATAGCATTTTCCTTAAGTGAAGAAAGAAAAGCTGTGTTGTTTTTCTGGAAGGGAAAACAGATTTGAAAAAGAACTAACACTCAAAACATCCAAATACCCTCCAACAGAGAAGTTATGTGCAATTCCGAGCTTATCCTAATATACCAAATTCTTTAAATCAAGTATCCTGTTAAAACTGGGCAAAAAGACTTTCAAGCTATCCCTTCTGTGAACCTTCCATCCTATAGTTGGGGGACGCTTCTATGGCTGCCCACCCTCTTGTGAGCCTGTTCTTGAACGCCCAAGACAAGGCAAACAATCAAGTTCTCAGAACTAAGCAAACTTACGTTTTAATAGATGCAGCAAAggaagaatctctctctctctttttctctgcttCCCACCTTTTATCTTTTATTCCTTCTCCCCATTCACGTTCAATTAGgtcaaggccacaggttccctatgtGATGCGCTAGTGTTGAGGAAGAAAATCTCTGGAAGTAATCAATTACATCCCTAACACTGACTATGAAGAGCGCTACTACCTAATTAACGAAGAAAGAAGCTGTAAAAACATACTTGGCTGgagtggtgttttttgttttttttttaaatccaaacaCTTCAAACTACCGTATTTATATGTCGCTGCCTTGAAACCACATCAGCAAGATAATCTGTTTCTTTACCTCAGGACACTGAAAAAGGAACAGAGGTTCCCAAGATGCCTAATATGAGTGAGGCACACGGTTTACAACTGCCACGCGTGAGTACAAactcaaatgttttaaaatgggtCAGAGTAATTTTTAGGATTCTATTTATTAAAATCATCCGCATTTGAAAGTATTCTATATATCAGAAGTTCCATAAAAGTAGGGCTGTGGGAACTGTACTGGGGAAACCCAAGTCCCATGCCAAGAAAACATAAATTCTGTGGTGTCTATAAATCGGCATACATTTTCACTGTTCTGCTTGTTCAACCATAGAGAGagtaggttgcaatcctaaacccacttacctaggagtaagtccaattgaattcagtaggatttactcctgagtagacacgGTTCGGATTGTTCTCTTAAGGCACCAGTTATTTGTCTCCTGGTGACTACGCATTTGGCTCAGAGCTCTCCCTCCTATCTGCATAATTTTCAAGCTTATTTTCTCAACTACGAAAGTCAAaaacctttcaaattaaaaggtgAGGTCCACCACATGTTTATTCCCAAACCTCTGCAGAATCATAAAGTACACACAGTCCCTGTCTAAAGTTCTTTTAACATACGTCTTTTTGCCGGTTCCTTTCCGAGGTTTTGGGTGAATTCATTCTAAAAATACCTTGCAGCTTTGGAACAACAAACAGTTACTCTAACCTAATCTCTATCCTGCTCTCAGGAGAAACCCAAATAGTTCCATTCAAATGGTGATGCTAACAAGAATAGTTTTAAGAGGCCAGCCACTTGAATAAAGCAGGTTGCTAACTTTTTCTGCTGGCGGGGCTCTGAGGCCTTCAACAGAGGCAATTTCTCAGGACACACTTTTCCCATCACCGAATCTCCATATTTAAAGTTTCAGGATGAATGAACAGAAGCCAAGCAAATCCTATTGCTCTGTTTGCTCCAGGATCTCAGTGTTCACAAGCCAAGTTTAGTTATTGCAGGCCCTGCCCCTCTCCTCCAGTGTACAGCCCCATGCATTCCTTCTCCTTCTATAACACTGAGATGGGGAGGTATATATTAATCTGTTGCCTACTTCAGATTTGCCGATCTGCTAATGAGCTGGGTAGCAGAGGGCAATGcgtatattttatttgtatttatttagagcatttgtgcaCCGCTCTTCAGCCCCAGAGGCTCCCAAAGTGGCttaaataaaatcaattaaaacgaGAGATTTTGGCAATTGATCTGGGACTGGCTGCTTGCCAcagggcatttttaaaaaggtctaATCTGTAGCCAGCAGAGCTCAGATCCCATAAATCGGTGGCAGAGCCCATGACTTGCGTGGAATAAAGTCCTGGGTTCATCCCCTACCATCTGCGATTTCAGGTAGCAAACTTGAGAATGACTCCTGTCTGAGAGCttgaggagctgctgccagccagattGGGCATTACCAATGACCAGAGTTGGGTTTTTTAAGTCACTTCTTATATCATTAACTGAGCAGGACCAGCTCATATTGTCTGGGTGTGAtcagggggaggggtgtgtggcaaGAGCAGGAACGAAAAGCAGTTTACTGTCGGCAGTCCTGTCTTGCTTGACAGCCCACTGGGTTTTGCACAAATGCCTAGGGATGTGGAGAAGATGGAGCCACCATTGCTCCAATTCAAGGAAGCTTACCTGCCCGTGCCATTATTTTTACTGCGCACCTCACAcatacaattccccccccccccacaaccattGGTCTTATGGTgtcctgaccatagctgtcaacgtttcccattttttaagggaaattcccttattccgaataggatccctcgcaagaaaagggaaaagttgacagctatggtcctgacTCCTTTCCCCAGCCCCTGGCTTCACTTTTCCCCTGGCATCTGCATTCActtccagcccagcccagcccagcaacGATGTCTGGCGTAGAAGATGCCATTGTCCCTTTGGAGACGTACAAAGTAGACAACTGCATCCAGCTTCTCCCTCAAGGTAGCAGAGAGGAAATCCTATTTCCCTGTTGTCCCTTTCGCATCCAGCCAAAACATGGACAGGCCAGCTGCTTCGGAGAGGTGTATTTGACTGCTGTACACAGAGCGTACCGCCTCGCCTCCGCTTCTTCCAAAGGTCACCGTGACAGCCGGCCATTCAGCCGTGTGAAGCGGAAGAGGGTGAGGCGGATTCCTTGCGTCCTTTCTCTCCATCCACAAAACGCACACACCCCATCCCAGTTCCCAACATCCGTTCACAGGCCAAGCGGCAGACGGCAATGGATAGCTGCTCTCGGGACCGGTTTTAGCCAGCGCCAAAAGAAGGAGAACTAtttaactaaaaaaaaagaaaagaaataaaagcacaGCGAAAACCCTTCTGGGTAGCCTACAAGATCGTTCCTCCCTCTGGTGCAGCGGCGTGAGAGAGTGATGGTGAGCGTCAAGAGCTGGGAGAGGGAATCAAACCAGATTCTTCTTTCTCTTGCTTGATCTCGCAGAGTCTGAACTCGCCGCCGGGCTGAGACTCCGCCGACTCGCCTCCTCTCGGGTTCTCTTTCGAATGGCACTTCTGGTGTTTCACCAGCACCCCCCTCTGCCTGAACCTCCGCCCGCACTCCATGCAGCggtagggcttctcccccgtgtggatccGCTGGTGCGTGATCAGGTCCGAGAGCCTGGTGAACCGCCTCTCGCACTCGTCGCACgggtagggcttctcgcccgtgtggatctTTTGGTGCCTGGTGAGGTCGGAAGGGTAGGCGAACCTCCGGCCGCACACTTTGCAGGAGAAGGGCTTCTCCCCCGAGTGCGTCCGCTGGTGGGAGACGAGGTTCGAGTGCTGGATGAACCTCTTCCCGCACACGCTGCAGGCGtggggcttctcccccgtgtggattctccGGTGGGTggtgagggaggaagaggagacgaAGCGTTTCCCGCAGTCGGCGCAGGCGTAGGGCTTCTGGCCCATGTGGTTCCGCTCGTGGATCTTCAGGGCCGACTGGTGGCTGAAGCATTTCTGGCAGTAGGAGCAGCGGTAGGGCTGCTCTCCCGAATGGCTTCTCTGGTGACTGACAAGGTACGCTCGCTGGCTGAAGGTGTCCCCGCACTCGGAGCAGATGTGGGGCTTCTCTCCCGAGTGGATTTTCTGGTGTCTCGTAAGGTGTGAGAgctggctgaagctcttcccgcactcgacGCACAGGTAGGGCTTTTCTCCTGTGTGGACGTTCAGGTGCTTGGCCAGGTCCGAGGGGCGGGTGAAGCTCTTGCCACATTCGATGCAGAGGTGGGATTTCTCTTTCCTTTGGGCTCCCTCTGGGGCTGCGGGCGCTGCCGCCTCTTCCTCTACGTCTTCCCTCCTCGATCCCTGGTGTTCAAATTGCTCCTCGCTTCTGCTGGCTGTGTTAGTGGTGCCTGGAGGGTGAGGAGGCAAATGACAATGTTGGGCCGTGGGCCATTGCAAAGGTGGGAGGAAGATGGAGCCAAAAAAAactagggctggatctacaccgACCTTTTCAACGTTATTAGAACGatattagatacagtggtacctcgggttaagaacttaattcgttcgggaggtccgttcttaacctgaaactgttcttaacttgaggtaccactttagctaatggggcctcccgctgccgccacgtgatttctgttctcatcctgaggtaaagttcttaacccaaggtactatttctgggttagcagagaccgtaacctgaagcgtctgtaacccgaggtaccactgtatatcgttctaaaacgtcacagggcatactGGTAAATTAAAAACGTTCCTTTCCTTGTTTTCTCTGTAAATATGCTGCTTCCCTGCTGCTGGTTCCTCATTGCTCTGCAGCAcccattttaataacacattatgaATGTTAAAAGTAGAATGTAATGTGTCCTAAGTTatgaaaaccattccttaactGTTCCAccgagatcacataacaccggtcctgaaggacctacattggctcccagtatgtttccaagcacaattcaaagtgttggtgctgacctttaaagccctaaatggcctcggcccagtatacgtgaaggagtgtctgtaccgccatcgttctgcccggacgctgaggtccagcgccgagggctttctggcagttccctcgttgcgagaagcaaagctacagggaaccaggcagagggccttcttggtagtggcgcccgccctgtggaacaccctcccaccagatgtcaaagaaataaacaactaccagacttttagaagacacctgaaggcagccctgtttagggaagcttttaatatttgatgaattattgtattttaatacagtggtacctcgggttaagaacttaattcatactggaggtctgttcttaacctgaaactgttcttaacctgaagcaccactttagctaatggggcctcccgctgccgccgtgccgccgctgcacgatttctgttcttatcctgaagcaaagttcttaacccgaggtaatatttctaggttagcagagtctgtaacctgaagcgtatgtaacctgaagcgtatgtaacctgaagcgtatgtaacccaaggtaccactgtattttgctggaagccacccagagtggctggggaaacccatccagatgggtggggtataaataataaattattattattattattattattattattattattattattattccttaacattaaaaaccatgagtgaAGATCCACCCTAAGAGTGGGATACATCTAACCAGCCCCACTTGCACCTGTGCCATGGTGTCAACTAATCTCCTTCCCCCATGCACCCCCTCT comes from Podarcis raffonei isolate rPodRaf1 chromosome 2, rPodRaf1.pri, whole genome shotgun sequence and encodes:
- the LOC128407210 gene encoding zinc finger protein 696-like, which gives rise to MEKQDLAGPRPAESLDGAGRESFAIRPGATRELPCWAVPRQEGSIPQHFHTQWQDFLKTMQSPHARWGNPPLPELTSWDDLVAFERVFGACQWPRGDALTRLMPAFSAEAHQALSSLASRDKMDYGKVKAAFLQGNSTGTEIHRQRFRQFCYQEAEGPREVCGRLRELCHCWLEPESRTKEQIVELLILEQFLTILPQEIQSQVRDRSPETCAQAVALAEGFILRQQEEQGHEPFREVAVDFSEAQRAPLDARQRQLGREVRKQDNGGTCLVGTTNTASRSEEQFEHQGSRREDVEEEAAAPAAPEGAQRKEKSHLCIECGKSFTRPSDLAKHLNVHTGEKPYLCVECGKSFSQLSHLTRHQKIHSGEKPHICSECGDTFSQRAYLVSHQRSHSGEQPYRCSYCQKCFSHQSALKIHERNHMGQKPYACADCGKRFVSSSSLTTHRRIHTGEKPHACSVCGKRFIQHSNLVSHQRTHSGEKPFSCKVCGRRFAYPSDLTRHQKIHTGEKPYPCDECERRFTRLSDLITHQRIHTGEKPYRCMECGRRFRQRGVLVKHQKCHSKENPRGGESAESQPGGEFRLCEIKQEKEESGLIPSPSS